From the genome of Rhineura floridana isolate rRhiFlo1 chromosome 7, rRhiFlo1.hap2, whole genome shotgun sequence, one region includes:
- the DDIT4 gene encoding DNA damage-inducible transcript 4 protein, with translation MPVSWDSFSSSLPPIPEQRENQPAFAWEKSAYQEAASRSARLESSDCESLDSSLSSEGDAQEHLDEVSLPDFDLLNDPEDELLCANLMKLIQVSLNKAKINANRSSRLFMPSQLITQVGKELLHLAYREPCGLRGALIDLCVEQGKGCHSVGQIAVDPSLVPTFQLTLVLRLDSRLWPKIQGLFSSGSAFSPGFSQSLKLSTGFRVIKKKLYSSEQLLIEEC, from the exons ATGCCCGTCTCGTGGGACAGTTTCTCGTCTTCGCTGCCTCCCATTCCGGAGCAGCGAGAAAATCAGCCTGCCTTTGCTTGGGAGAAGAGCGCTTACCAAGAAGCGGCCAGTCGAAGCGCGAGGCTGGAGAGCTCCGATTGCGAGTCCCTGGACAGCAGCTTGAGCTCCGAAGGGG ATGCCCAGGAACATCTGGATGAAGTGTCCTTGCCAGACTTTGACTTGTTAAATGATCCGGAGGATGAGCTCCTGTGTGCCAATCTCATGAAGCTAATCCAAGTCAGTCTGAATAAAGCGAAGATCAACGCCAACCGTTCTTCCAGGCTCTTCATGCCAAGCCAGCTGATCACCCAAGTTGGCAAGGAGCTCCTTCACTTGGCTTATAGAGAGCCCTGTGGCTTGAGGGGGGCCCTCATTGACCTGTGCGTGGAACAAGGGAAGGGTTGCCATAGCGTGGGGCAGATTGCTGTGGACCCAAGCCTAGTGCCTACCTTCCAGCTGACTCTTGTTCTAAGATTGGATTCCCGCCTGTGGCCTAAAATCCAGGGACTCTTCAGCTCTGGCTCTGCTTTCTCACCAGGCTTCAGCCAGTCGCTGAAGCTTAGCACTGGCTTCAGGGTCATTAAAAAGAAACTGTATAGCTCTGAACAGTTGCTCATAGAAGAGTGTTGA